The DNA sequence CTTATTCATCAGATCGAGTTGTCGCCCAGTAGATGAAGACGAGCTGATGGTGCATCTACTGCAAAATGCCTTGCCGGCGGGCATCGCCGACAGCGGCGATTACTTTAGCCGAATTCCAGCGGCATCAACCGCCGCCGCATAGAGCGGCAATTCGCGCTGTATAACGTTTTTCGTCTCGGCTTGGGTCGCTCCTACGGCGTCAATGCCGACCTTGCTTAGTTTCGCGATGGTCTCAGGATCCTGACAGATCTCGATAACGGCTTGCTCAAGCTTACGAACAATATCCGCAGGAACTCCCACGGGAGCAAAGAATCCGTTCCAATTCACGATCACGAATCCCGGGACTGTCTCGGCAATTGTCGGAATGTCCGGGAATTGCGGCTTGCGCTTCGGTGTAGAAATTGCGACCAACCGCAAATTTCCTGCTTTCGCCTGGGCGATCGAATCTGAAGTATTGCCGAAATAGAAATGGGCATCGCCTCTGATGACGGCGGTAACCGCATTGCCTCCACCTTGATAGGGAATTGCCACCATTTCGAGCTTTTCACTTGCCGCAAAAGCAGCTGGCGCGAGATGGCTCGTCGTTCCGAACCCGGCATTGGCATAATTGATCTTTCCCGGATTGGCGCGGGCCAAATCGATCAACTGGCGTACGTTGGTTATGCCAAGCTTTGAGTTGATCGCAATGCCCTGCGAGTTCTCACCAAAAATGCTGACGGGCAGCAATTCCTTCAATGGATCGAAAGAAACTCTCTGCGTTAAGGGCATGACGGATAGCACCGATCCGCTAGCAAAAAAGAGCGTGTGCCCGTCCTTCGGAGCGCGAATCGCAGCTTCCGTGCCGGTTACGCCCCCGGCCCCGCCACGATTTTCGATAACGAATGGCTGGTTGAAGCGCTTACTGAGTTGATCAGCAGCAATCCTGGCCATGAAGTCAGTCGAGCCACCGGCCGGGTACGGCACGATGATTCGCACTGGGCGAACCGGCCACTCCTGAGCATATGCGTAAGAAATTCCAACGAAGGACATCAGCGCGGTGAGTAGCGCTGCACACCAAGCAATTAAACCGAGCCGGTAAGCAATATTCGTTGACATACTTTGCGTTTCCTGTGGAAAGTATCCTCCACTTTGGATCCACTAATGGGCTCCAAAGGGAGATTAATTATGGATTTTCCCTAGCAGCTTTCACAACCACATAATCGGCATATCTGCTTTTTAAAAAGTTGCGCAGTGATCGCGTATCGCACTGCGGGGTAGATCGGGCAAGCTGCGCTAGGGTATGACCTCGGGTGCGACGAATTGACCCGAGCGAGTTCCACCGTTCAGCTGCGGCCAGCGAGCTGGGAATTGAGAAGAAGTGATCATGAATACGGAAAGGCATGCCGCTCATCATCTCACTTATGTCGACCTTCGGGAATGGATCGAGCAGGTCGACAGGCTTGGTGAAATTAAGCGCCTTC is a window from the Pirellulales bacterium genome containing:
- a CDS encoding tripartite tricarboxylate transporter substrate binding protein → MSTNIAYRLGLIAWCAALLTALMSFVGISYAYAQEWPVRPVRIIVPYPAGGSTDFMARIAADQLSKRFNQPFVIENRGGAGGVTGTEAAIRAPKDGHTLFFASGSVLSVMPLTQRVSFDPLKELLPVSIFGENSQGIAINSKLGITNVRQLIDLARANPGKINYANAGFGTTSHLAPAAFAASEKLEMVAIPYQGGGNAVTAVIRGDAHFYFGNTSDSIAQAKAGNLRLVAISTPKRKPQFPDIPTIAETVPGFVIVNWNGFFAPVGVPADIVRKLEQAVIEICQDPETIAKLSKVGIDAVGATQAETKNVIQRELPLYAAAVDAAGIRLK